One stretch of Dokdonia sp. Hel_I_53 DNA includes these proteins:
- a CDS encoding aldehyde dehydrogenase — MEISELIQKQRTYFLSGYTKDVNFRKAALIRFRESIKRNEQEIINVLAADFKKPPFESVATEISIVLKELNLAIKNLYKWNKPKRVKPSLLNFPSSDAIMYEPYGSTLIIAPWNYPFQLAVGPMIGAIAAGNTVVLKPSELTPKTSGLLAKIISDVFDENHVTTVLGGKETSTRLLAERWDYIFFTGSVPVGKIVYKAAAKNLTPITLELGGKSPCVIDETAKIQLTAKRIVWGKFVNAGQTCIAPDYILVHSSIKDAFLTALDIEITKALGADPKVSPDFARIINEKNFERLNNMLSDSVIFKGGQTDKNDLYIAPTVLTDVSLSDTVMQEEIFGPVLPVLTYDTKEEIKKIIVSYEKPLSAYVFSQKRSFKNWFNETFSYGGGVINDTLVHFLNDRLPFGGVGHSGIGSYHGKKSFFTFSHEKSVAKRGTWLDIPIRYAPYKGKIGLLKNFMKWL, encoded by the coding sequence TTGGAAATATCAGAATTAATTCAAAAACAGCGTACTTACTTCTTGAGCGGATACACAAAAGATGTAAACTTTAGGAAAGCGGCTTTAATTCGCTTTCGCGAAAGCATAAAAAGAAATGAACAAGAAATTATAAATGTTTTAGCGGCAGATTTTAAAAAACCTCCTTTTGAAAGTGTTGCCACAGAAATAAGTATTGTTTTAAAAGAGCTAAATCTAGCTATAAAAAACCTCTATAAATGGAACAAACCCAAGAGAGTAAAACCCTCTCTACTTAACTTTCCATCGAGCGATGCTATTATGTATGAGCCTTATGGCTCGACCTTGATAATTGCTCCATGGAATTATCCTTTTCAACTTGCTGTAGGCCCTATGATTGGAGCCATTGCTGCCGGAAATACAGTAGTTTTAAAACCTAGCGAACTTACACCTAAAACCTCTGGACTCTTAGCAAAAATTATTTCTGATGTCTTCGATGAAAACCATGTGACAACTGTTCTAGGTGGCAAGGAAACCTCTACAAGATTACTAGCAGAACGTTGGGATTATATTTTCTTTACAGGGAGTGTTCCCGTAGGAAAGATTGTGTATAAAGCAGCTGCAAAAAATCTCACCCCAATTACTTTAGAATTAGGCGGTAAGAGCCCTTGCGTTATTGATGAAACTGCAAAAATACAACTTACCGCGAAGCGAATTGTCTGGGGTAAATTTGTGAACGCAGGACAAACATGTATTGCACCAGATTATATCCTTGTTCACTCTTCAATAAAGGATGCATTCCTAACCGCGTTAGATATAGAAATTACAAAAGCGCTAGGTGCAGACCCAAAGGTTTCTCCAGATTTTGCACGTATTATTAACGAGAAGAATTTTGAAAGGCTTAATAATATGCTAAGTGACAGTGTCATATTTAAAGGAGGGCAAACTGATAAAAATGATTTATATATAGCGCCAACAGTTCTCACGGATGTTTCATTAAGTGATACAGTAATGCAAGAAGAAATATTTGGCCCAGTACTTCCTGTTTTAACCTATGACACAAAAGAAGAAATTAAAAAAATTATCGTATCTTATGAGAAGCCTTTAAGCGCATATGTGTTTTCACAGAAAAGATCTTTTAAAAATTGGTTTAATGAAACTTTTTCTTACGGAGGAGGTGTAATAAACGATACACTAGTCCACTTTTTAAACGATCGGCTACCATTTGGTGGTGTGGGACATTCTGGAATAGGAAGCTATCACGGTAAAAAAAGTTTTTTTACATTTTCTCACGAAAAGTCTGTTGCAAAAAGAGGAACGTGGCTTGATATTCCAATACGATACGCTCCTTATAAAGGTAAAATTGGATTGCTTAAAAATTTTATGAAGTGGTTATAA
- a CDS encoding PorV/PorQ family protein has product MMCFCATVVSQTVRSYSNEFLNIGVDAAALGMSNAVVAGTQDVNAGYWNPAGLTQLEDNQISLMHASYFANIANYDYIAFAKPLDDLSAMGLSIIRFGVDDILNTTQLIDEQGNIDYNRISLFSTADYAVTFSYARALPLDGLNLGVNAKVVRRVIGDFANSWGFGLDVGLQWKKNNWDFGVMARDISTTVNAWSIDEEEFATISAAVEGQNQEVPETREITIPKLQMGLGRKWIFSYDYSLRAEIDLNVRFTQTNDFFSSSSLSATPAVGFEFGYAELVYVRGGVGNFQELTSLDNSSTIGFQPNIGVGFEYKGIHVDYALTDIGDQSAAIYSNVFSVTLDWGLFR; this is encoded by the coding sequence ATGATGTGTTTTTGTGCCACTGTTGTATCACAAACGGTACGCTCTTATTCTAATGAATTTTTGAATATAGGTGTTGATGCGGCGGCACTTGGTATGAGTAATGCTGTTGTTGCAGGTACACAAGATGTAAATGCAGGATACTGGAATCCTGCTGGACTTACACAACTAGAAGACAATCAAATCTCTTTAATGCATGCTTCTTATTTTGCAAATATTGCAAACTATGATTATATAGCATTTGCAAAACCCTTAGACGACCTTAGCGCTATGGGGTTATCAATCATACGTTTTGGAGTAGATGATATTTTAAATACCACACAGCTTATTGATGAGCAAGGTAATATAGATTACAATCGCATTAGCTTATTTTCTACTGCAGATTATGCTGTCACTTTTTCTTATGCACGCGCATTGCCTCTAGATGGGTTAAACCTGGGAGTAAATGCAAAAGTGGTACGTAGAGTCATTGGAGATTTTGCAAATAGTTGGGGGTTTGGGCTCGATGTTGGTCTTCAATGGAAAAAAAATAATTGGGATTTTGGAGTTATGGCCAGAGATATTTCAACCACAGTAAATGCTTGGAGTATTGACGAAGAAGAGTTTGCCACCATAAGCGCAGCCGTTGAAGGGCAAAATCAAGAAGTACCAGAAACTCGAGAAATAACTATTCCTAAATTACAAATGGGTTTAGGTCGCAAATGGATATTTAGCTACGATTATAGCTTAAGGGCTGAGATAGACCTCAATGTACGATTTACACAAACTAACGATTTCTTTTCTTCTTCTTCATTAAGCGCCACACCTGCAGTAGGTTTCGAGTTTGGTTATGCAGAATTAGTTTATGTACGTGGAGGTGTGGGGAATTTTCAGGAACTTACATCTCTTGACAATAGCAGTACCATAGGCTTTCAACCAAATATTGGCGTTGGTTTTGAATATAAAGGAATTCACGTTGACTATGCACTTACAGATATCGGTGATCAGAGTGCTGCCATCTATTCTAATGTATTTTCAGTAACGTTAGACTGGGGTCTATTTAGGTAG
- a CDS encoding CDP-alcohol phosphatidyltransferase family protein: protein MSINKYVPNAITMGNLLSGCIAVVFAVNDRLEYAAIFVALGIFFDFFDGFFARILNASSEVGLQLDSLADMVTSGVVPGVVMYQLLEDASDVPWGAQLTEQHIHLGYFGFAITLASAYRLAKFNVDDRQTSSFIGLPTPANTLFILSLPLILIFEEYAFAKAVLENPYVLLAITALSCFMLNAELPLFALKFKTWSFAENKVRYLFLLASVLLLVFFQFSGIPLLIILYILLSIIFKD, encoded by the coding sequence ATGTCTATAAATAAATACGTGCCTAATGCTATAACCATGGGCAATTTGCTCTCTGGTTGTATCGCAGTTGTTTTTGCAGTAAATGATCGTTTAGAATATGCCGCTATTTTTGTGGCTTTGGGAATTTTCTTTGATTTTTTTGATGGTTTTTTTGCTCGTATTCTCAATGCTTCTAGTGAGGTGGGACTACAGCTGGATTCGCTTGCAGATATGGTTACTAGTGGTGTAGTTCCTGGTGTTGTAATGTATCAACTTCTCGAGGATGCTAGTGATGTTCCTTGGGGTGCACAACTTACGGAGCAACATATTCACTTGGGGTATTTTGGGTTTGCGATTACACTAGCTTCAGCATATAGACTAGCAAAGTTTAATGTAGATGATCGTCAAACAAGTTCATTCATAGGGCTGCCCACACCTGCAAATACCCTATTTATTTTAAGTTTACCACTTATTTTAATATTTGAGGAATACGCTTTCGCGAAAGCGGTATTAGAAAATCCATATGTACTTCTTGCAATTACTGCCTTAAGTTGTTTCATGCTTAATGCAGAGTTGCCTTTGTTTGCACTTAAATTTAAAACATGGTCTTTTGCTGAAAATAAAGTACGTTACTTATTCTTGCTAGCAAGTGTATTGTTACTCGTGTTTTTTCAATTTTCAGGAATTCCTTTACTTATCATTCTCTACATCTTGTTATCCATCATTTTTAAAGATTAG
- a CDS encoding aminoacyl-histidine dipeptidase, whose translation MDNQEIRNLEPKALWNKFADLNAVPRPSKKEDRVIAFMKDFGKNLGLETIEDEVGNVIIRKPATVEHKDKKMVVMQSHLDMVHQKNNDTEFDFDTQGIDMYVDGDWVRARGTTLGADNGLGVATIMAILESNTIEHPAIEALFTIDEETGMTGAMGLKGGILKGDILLNLDTEEDDEIGVGCAGGVDITATRSYNEVSVEKGMVGYEMTVKGLQGGHSGMDIIRGLGNANKIMNRLLYNASTNFDIGITSIDGGSLRNAIPRESNAIISVDENQVAAFEADFTDNASAIHGEYKTLEEKLELSIKKIDAPEKVMDLEDQEKVLKSIYAAHNGVYRMSPDIDDLVETSNNIARIILKEGKIKIGCLTRSSVDSSKDDLANTLTAVFELAGFDVELSGDYPGWAPNMDSPILKVLEKMYIEINNQKPHVAACHAGLECGILGKNYPEMDMISFGPTIKGAHSPDERASISSAQKYWDFVIEILKDIPKAS comes from the coding sequence ATGGATAACCAAGAAATAAGAAATCTAGAACCTAAAGCACTTTGGAATAAATTTGCAGATCTCAATGCGGTACCGCGTCCTTCTAAAAAAGAGGATCGCGTAATTGCATTTATGAAAGATTTTGGGAAGAACTTAGGTTTAGAAACGATAGAAGATGAGGTAGGAAATGTAATTATACGTAAGCCAGCTACCGTAGAACACAAAGATAAAAAAATGGTTGTTATGCAGTCTCATTTGGATATGGTGCATCAAAAGAACAACGACACAGAATTTGATTTTGATACACAAGGTATAGACATGTATGTAGATGGTGATTGGGTAAGAGCTCGAGGCACCACCTTAGGAGCTGATAATGGTCTTGGGGTAGCTACAATCATGGCAATACTAGAAAGTAATACTATAGAGCATCCTGCCATCGAAGCCCTATTTACAATAGATGAAGAGACTGGCATGACAGGAGCAATGGGTTTAAAAGGAGGTATTCTAAAAGGGGATATACTTTTAAATCTAGACACAGAGGAAGATGATGAGATAGGAGTAGGTTGTGCTGGTGGAGTTGATATTACAGCAACAAGAAGCTATAATGAAGTTTCTGTAGAAAAAGGAATGGTAGGCTATGAAATGACTGTAAAAGGATTACAAGGCGGTCACTCTGGAATGGATATCATTAGAGGGCTAGGCAACGCTAATAAAATTATGAATCGTTTGCTTTACAATGCTTCAACTAATTTTGATATAGGGATAACTTCTATAGACGGAGGCAGTTTACGTAATGCGATTCCAAGAGAAAGTAATGCGATTATCTCAGTAGACGAAAATCAAGTAGCTGCCTTTGAAGCAGATTTTACGGATAATGCTTCTGCGATACATGGAGAGTATAAAACGCTAGAAGAAAAATTAGAGCTTTCAATTAAGAAAATCGATGCTCCAGAAAAAGTGATGGATCTTGAGGATCAAGAAAAGGTACTCAAATCTATCTATGCGGCACATAATGGAGTGTATCGTATGAGTCCAGATATCGATGATCTTGTAGAAACCTCAAATAATATAGCTCGTATTATTTTAAAGGAAGGAAAGATCAAGATAGGTTGTCTTACAAGGTCTTCTGTGGATAGTTCTAAAGATGATCTTGCAAATACGCTTACTGCTGTATTTGAGCTTGCAGGTTTTGATGTGGAGCTTTCTGGAGATTACCCAGGATGGGCACCAAATATGGATAGCCCTATATTAAAAGTTCTTGAGAAAATGTATATAGAGATCAATAATCAAAAGCCTCACGTAGCTGCTTGTCATGCTGGTTTAGAGTGTGGTATTTTAGGGAAAAATTATCCAGAAATGGATATGATTTCTTTTGGTCCTACTATTAAAGGCGCTCACTCACCAGATGAACGTGCAAGCATTTCTAGTGCTCAAAAATACTGGGATTTTGTAATAGAAATATTGAAAGATATTCCCAAAGCATCTTAA
- a CDS encoding peptidylprolyl isomerase, with protein MKKTSMLLIAVIFSLFSCNDKYPDIEEGLYAEIVTDKGTMLAELFYKDAPATVANFVALAEGTHPLTDTTFTGKPFYNGLKFHRIIKDFMIQGGDPDGTGRGGPGYKFFDELSPDRKHDSVGTLSMANSGYGTNGSQFFITHKATPHLDGYDANGVLKNCENPRVSCHTVWGRVIQGLEVIDSIAAVEMQDPRAGTPKEDVIIQQVNIIREGDAVANYNAAETFTAELAAYEERQIKEEAEKAKKFSGKKAELDAKRVDLVKLPSGLEIHFDKKGKGQKPALGAKVKVDYAGYFTTGELFDTSMESVARANDKLDERKLAAGQYKPMDAVYSQEARLIAGFKEGLQQMSVGDKATLFIPYHLGYGEQGYPGAIPPKADLIFELELLEIVK; from the coding sequence ATGAAGAAAACAAGTATGTTATTAATTGCAGTAATTTTTTCACTTTTTTCGTGTAATGATAAATATCCAGATATCGAAGAAGGTTTATATGCAGAGATTGTAACAGATAAGGGAACAATGCTTGCTGAGTTATTTTACAAAGATGCTCCGGCAACCGTGGCAAACTTTGTGGCACTTGCAGAAGGCACCCACCCACTAACAGATACTACTTTTACAGGTAAACCATTTTATAACGGATTAAAATTTCACAGAATTATAAAAGATTTTATGATTCAAGGTGGTGATCCAGATGGTACTGGTCGTGGAGGTCCAGGATACAAATTTTTTGACGAGCTTAGTCCTGATCGTAAACATGACTCAGTAGGAACTCTATCTATGGCAAATTCTGGTTACGGAACAAACGGGAGTCAGTTTTTTATCACACATAAAGCAACTCCTCACTTAGATGGTTATGACGCAAATGGTGTGTTGAAGAATTGTGAAAATCCAAGAGTTAGTTGTCATACAGTATGGGGACGTGTTATTCAAGGGCTTGAGGTAATAGATAGTATTGCAGCTGTTGAGATGCAAGACCCTCGTGCTGGTACTCCTAAAGAAGATGTAATCATCCAACAGGTAAACATTATTCGTGAAGGGGATGCTGTAGCAAATTATAACGCGGCAGAAACGTTTACTGCAGAACTTGCGGCATATGAAGAGCGTCAAATAAAAGAAGAAGCTGAAAAAGCAAAGAAATTTTCAGGTAAAAAAGCAGAGTTAGACGCAAAGCGTGTTGACCTTGTAAAGCTTCCTAGTGGTTTAGAAATACATTTTGATAAAAAAGGAAAAGGTCAAAAACCAGCACTTGGAGCAAAGGTAAAAGTAGATTATGCAGGTTACTTTACAACCGGTGAATTGTTTGACACAAGTATGGAATCTGTAGCGCGTGCAAACGATAAACTTGATGAACGCAAGCTCGCAGCAGGACAATATAAGCCTATGGATGCAGTTTACAGTCAAGAGGCTAGACTCATTGCTGGGTTTAAAGAAGGTTTACAACAAATGTCTGTAGGAGATAAGGCAACATTATTTATTCCCTATCACCTAGGGTATGGAGAGCAGGGATACCCTGGTGCCATTCCTCCTAAGGCAGATTTAATCTTCGAACTGGAATTACTAGAAATTGTAAAATAA
- the gldI gene encoding gliding motility-associated peptidyl-prolyl isomerase GldI, which yields MMRILIFICFIFFTSCADQVAREPVSQKSGSYINKSVQRNKDLIAQEEKAILNLIKKDTSKVYESSPNGFWYTYIQKDTLGNSAPQIGDLVLFNYNIATLQRETLVSQEEIGNTVTQIDQSNQELISGIREGLKLMKEGETVTFLFPSHKAYGYYGLDGKIRSNIPIQSTVTLLEIKDQTKN from the coding sequence ATGATGAGAATACTAATTTTTATATGTTTCATATTTTTTACTTCTTGTGCTGATCAAGTTGCAAGAGAGCCCGTTTCTCAGAAATCTGGCTCCTACATAAATAAATCTGTACAACGAAATAAAGATTTAATTGCTCAAGAGGAAAAAGCAATTCTAAATCTTATAAAAAAAGATACTTCTAAAGTATATGAATCCTCGCCAAATGGATTTTGGTATACCTATATTCAAAAAGATACTCTAGGTAATAGTGCTCCTCAAATAGGAGACCTTGTCCTTTTTAATTACAATATTGCAACTTTGCAACGTGAAACACTCGTTAGTCAAGAAGAGATAGGAAATACTGTTACTCAAATAGATCAAAGTAATCAAGAGTTAATTTCTGGAATACGAGAAGGTCTCAAACTTATGAAAGAAGGAGAGACTGTAACCTTTTTATTCCCAAGCCACAAGGCTTATGGCTATTACGGGCTAGACGGTAAAATACGTAGTAATATACCAATACAAAGTACTGTCACATTATTAGAAATCAAAGACCAAACAAAAAATTAA
- a CDS encoding DHH family phosphoesterase, translating to MNEEQIAMSKSLLSGSKNIAIIPHKNPDGDAMGSTLALASYLNKKGHKATVVSPNEYPHFLQWLPGNDQAVNYNRDIEIAQEIILNADLVFTLDFNHFSRTGDLQNELEQVKAPFVMIDHHQQPADYAIVTYSDTAMSSTCEMVFHFIKALGDQDMIDSEMASCLYTGIMTDTGSFRFPSTTATTHRVIASLIDKGAENSKIHEKIYDTNSESKLQLLGVALNNLVVLKEYRTAYITMSQKELDDHNFQKGDTEGFVNYCLSLQGIIFAVIFIENLSDSIIKMSLRSKGTFSVNEFARTHYQGGGHTNAAGGKSDLGLQETVAHFKTLLPRYKEQLT from the coding sequence ATGAATGAAGAACAAATTGCAATGTCAAAAAGCCTACTAAGTGGCTCAAAAAACATTGCTATCATACCACATAAAAACCCAGATGGAGATGCCATGGGTAGTACTCTTGCTCTTGCTAGCTATCTCAATAAAAAAGGGCATAAAGCAACTGTTGTATCACCTAATGAATACCCGCATTTCTTACAATGGCTTCCAGGTAATGATCAAGCGGTTAATTACAATCGTGATATTGAAATTGCTCAAGAAATCATCTTAAATGCAGACCTTGTTTTTACACTCGACTTTAATCATTTTTCCCGTACTGGTGATTTGCAGAATGAATTAGAACAGGTAAAGGCGCCCTTTGTAATGATAGACCATCACCAGCAGCCCGCAGACTATGCTATTGTCACTTATAGTGATACTGCCATGTCTAGTACTTGTGAGATGGTATTTCATTTTATCAAAGCCTTAGGAGATCAAGATATGATTGATTCTGAAATGGCTAGTTGTCTTTATACAGGTATTATGACAGATACCGGATCTTTTAGATTTCCTTCAACCACGGCAACCACCCATCGGGTTATAGCGTCATTAATTGATAAGGGAGCTGAGAATTCAAAAATCCATGAGAAAATTTACGACACAAATAGTGAATCTAAATTACAGCTATTAGGTGTTGCTCTAAACAATCTAGTCGTTTTAAAAGAGTACCGTACTGCATATATAACCATGTCTCAAAAAGAACTTGATGATCACAATTTTCAAAAAGGCGACACAGAGGGTTTTGTAAATTATTGCTTATCACTACAAGGTATTATATTTGCTGTTATATTTATAGAAAATTTATCTGACTCTATCATTAAAATGTCGTTAAGATCAAAAGGTACATTTTCTGTAAATGAGTTTGCCAGAACCCATTATCAAGGTGGCGGCCACACCAACGCAGCTGGTGGAAAAAGTGATTTGGGACTTCAAGAGACTGTTGCTCATTTCAAAACGTTACTACCTAGATATAAAGAACAGCTTACATGA
- a CDS encoding nucleoside-diphosphate kinase, producing MATNRTFTMIKPDGVENGHIGAILEKITASGFRIVAMKLTQMTKADAEEFYGVHSERPFFGELVEFMTRGPIVAAILEKENAVADFRTLIGATNPADAAEGTIRALYAASVGENAVHGSDSDENAAIEGAFHFSGREIF from the coding sequence ATGGCAACAAACAGAACTTTTACAATGATTAAGCCTGATGGCGTTGAGAACGGACACATCGGAGCAATTTTAGAAAAAATTACTGCAAGCGGTTTTCGTATTGTAGCAATGAAACTTACGCAAATGACTAAAGCAGATGCAGAGGAGTTTTATGGAGTACACAGTGAGCGTCCATTTTTTGGTGAGCTTGTAGAATTTATGACACGTGGTCCTATCGTTGCTGCAATATTAGAAAAAGAAAATGCAGTTGCAGATTTCCGTACATTGATTGGAGCAACAAATCCAGCAGATGCAGCAGAAGGAACAATTCGTGCATTATATGCAGCTTCTGTGGGAGAAAATGCAGTACATGGATCTGATAGTGATGAGAACGCAGCTATTGAAGGTGCTTTCCATTTTTCTGGACGTGAGATTTTTTAA
- the typA gene encoding translational GTPase TypA: MDVRNIAIIAHVDHGKTTLVDKIMYHCETFRENESKGELILDNNDLERERGITITSKNVSVMYKGTKINIIDTPGHADFGGEVERVLNMADGVCLLVDAFEGPMPQTRFVLQKAIDLGLKPCVVVNKVDKENCTPEEVHEKVFDLMFELGAEEWQLDFPTVYGSAKNNWMSDDWKKETDSIEPLLEMVMEHIPAPKIEEGNTQMLITSLDFSSFTGRIAIGRLNRGELKEGMQVSLVKRDGTIKKTRIKELHIFDGLGRVKVESVQAGDICAIVGLEGFEIGDTVADFENPEGLATIDIDEPTMSMLFSINDSPFFGKDGKFVTSRHIKERLTKELEKNLALRVNDTDSADKFLVYGRGVMHLSVLIETMRREGYELQIGQPQVIIKEIDGVKCEPIEELTIDLPESVSGRAVEFVTMRKGEMLSMEAKGDRMVIEFLIPSRGIIGLRNQLLTATAGEAIMAHRFKEYQPFKGDIPGRISGSLVSMENGTAIPYSIDKLQDRGKFFVSPGEDIYEGQVIGENSRQDDMNINITKAKKQSNVRSSGADDKAKIVPAIKFSLEEALEYIQKDEYVEVTPNHLRLRKIYLKEVDRKRNKIA, translated from the coding sequence ATGGACGTAAGGAATATCGCGATTATCGCCCACGTAGACCACGGTAAGACAACCTTGGTTGACAAAATTATGTATCACTGTGAAACCTTTAGAGAAAATGAATCTAAAGGAGAACTTATATTAGATAATAATGATCTTGAGCGTGAGCGTGGGATTACCATTACTTCTAAGAATGTTTCTGTAATGTACAAAGGAACAAAGATTAATATTATAGACACTCCTGGTCACGCCGATTTTGGTGGAGAAGTAGAGCGTGTACTTAATATGGCAGATGGTGTTTGTCTTCTTGTTGATGCTTTTGAAGGACCAATGCCACAAACACGCTTTGTTTTGCAAAAAGCTATTGACTTAGGACTTAAGCCTTGTGTGGTTGTTAATAAGGTAGATAAAGAAAATTGTACACCTGAGGAGGTACATGAAAAGGTTTTTGACCTAATGTTTGAATTAGGAGCAGAAGAATGGCAGTTAGATTTTCCAACAGTTTATGGTTCAGCTAAGAATAACTGGATGTCAGACGATTGGAAAAAAGAGACAGATTCTATTGAGCCTCTTTTAGAAATGGTAATGGAGCACATCCCTGCACCAAAAATAGAAGAAGGTAATACACAAATGCTTATTACTTCTCTTGACTTCTCTTCTTTTACTGGTCGTATTGCGATAGGTAGATTAAATCGTGGAGAGCTTAAAGAGGGCATGCAAGTTTCATTAGTAAAACGTGATGGAACAATTAAGAAAACAAGAATTAAAGAATTACATATTTTTGACGGTTTAGGTCGTGTGAAAGTTGAAAGTGTTCAAGCTGGAGATATTTGTGCAATAGTAGGTCTTGAAGGTTTTGAAATAGGTGATACCGTTGCCGATTTTGAAAATCCAGAAGGGCTCGCAACCATAGATATTGATGAGCCTACTATGAGTATGCTTTTTTCAATTAATGATTCACCATTTTTTGGAAAAGATGGAAAATTTGTTACTTCACGTCATATTAAAGAGCGCTTAACTAAAGAATTAGAAAAGAATCTTGCCCTTCGTGTTAATGATACAGATAGTGCAGATAAATTTTTAGTTTATGGTCGTGGTGTCATGCACTTGTCTGTTTTAATTGAGACAATGCGTCGTGAAGGGTATGAACTTCAAATAGGTCAGCCTCAAGTTATCATTAAGGAGATTGACGGGGTAAAGTGCGAGCCTATTGAAGAACTCACAATTGATCTTCCAGAAAGTGTATCTGGTAGAGCAGTAGAGTTTGTTACTATGCGTAAAGGAGAAATGCTTTCAATGGAGGCTAAAGGTGACCGTATGGTGATTGAATTTTTAATTCCATCTAGAGGAATTATTGGTTTACGTAACCAACTTCTCACTGCAACTGCAGGTGAAGCAATAATGGCTCACCGTTTTAAAGAATACCAGCCATTTAAAGGAGATATTCCAGGACGTATTTCTGGATCATTAGTTTCTATGGAAAACGGAACAGCAATACCTTACTCAATTGATAAACTTCAAGATAGAGGTAAGTTTTTCGTATCCCCAGGAGAAGATATTTATGAAGGTCAAGTAATTGGTGAGAATTCTCGTCAAGATGACATGAATATAAATATTACCAAAGCTAAGAAGCAGTCTAACGTACGTTCATCTGGTGCAGATGATAAAGCAAAGATTGTTCCTGCTATAAAATTCTCATTAGAGGAAGCATTGGAATATATTCAAAAGGATGAGTATGTTGAAGTTACACCTAATCACTTAAGATTACGTAAGATATACCTCAAAGAAGTTGATCGTAAGCGTAATAAAATTGCTTAA
- a CDS encoding GNAT family N-acetyltransferase: MEYHSDRFDDHSLVVKKKGSIIAVMPANIMDNTLYSHRGLTYGGLLLSRKQKLKDVLEIFLQVLNYLSEIQISTLKVKLVPSFYAQEASSELQYLMQLVNAECVKVETASVIDYRNTFSIQTNRIEGVKKADSNGLLLIEENNFGEFWSKILIPNLKQRFQAKPTHSLEEIQRLSERFPKHIRQFNVYHDNKLVGGATIFETKTTAHVQYISGNDDKQKLGTLDYLFHNLITEIFAHKWYFDFGTSNENNGKQINAGLTYWKESFGARTMLQYQYAVQTKNHSLLNNVLV, from the coding sequence ATGGAGTATCACTCCGATAGATTTGACGATCATTCACTAGTTGTAAAGAAAAAAGGTAGTATAATCGCGGTTATGCCAGCAAATATCATGGACAACACATTATACAGTCATCGGGGTTTGACTTATGGTGGACTCCTGCTTTCGCGAAAGCAAAAACTTAAAGATGTTTTAGAAATTTTCTTGCAGGTTTTAAATTACCTATCTGAAATACAAATCTCTACGCTAAAGGTGAAGTTAGTTCCTTCATTCTACGCTCAAGAAGCTAGTTCAGAACTTCAATATCTAATGCAGTTAGTAAATGCAGAATGTGTCAAAGTAGAAACTGCTTCAGTGATAGACTATAGAAACACGTTTTCCATACAAACTAATAGGATAGAGGGTGTGAAAAAAGCCGACTCAAATGGGCTATTACTAATTGAAGAAAATAACTTTGGTGAATTTTGGAGTAAAATTTTAATTCCTAACCTTAAGCAAAGATTTCAAGCAAAACCAACTCACAGCCTAGAAGAAATTCAACGGCTCAGTGAACGCTTTCCTAAACATATTAGACAATTTAACGTTTACCATGATAATAAGCTTGTAGGTGGCGCAACTATATTTGAAACTAAAACAACCGCACACGTTCAATATATTTCTGGAAATGATGATAAACAAAAATTAGGAACCCTGGATTATCTCTTTCACAATCTGATTACAGAAATTTTTGCGCATAAATGGTATTTTGATTTTGGAACATCAAACGAAAATAATGGGAAGCAGATTAATGCCGGTCTCACGTACTGGAAAGAAAGTTTTGGTGCTAGAACTATGCTTCAATATCAATATGCAGTACAGACCAAGAATCACTCACTTCTAAATAATGTGTTGGTATGA